In Acidimicrobiales bacterium, a single genomic region encodes these proteins:
- a CDS encoding WhiB family transcriptional regulator, translated as MRHSWRQHAACRGIDPDVFYPPSDEEAEEAKAICGICPVRQPCLEHALANRERDGVWGGATERERRRIIRHRRKTA; from the coding sequence ATGAGACACTCCTGGCGTCAGCATGCTGCGTGCCGGGGCATTGACCCAGACGTCTTCTATCCGCCCTCAGACGAGGAGGCCGAGGAGGCGAAGGCGATCTGTGGCATCTGTCCGGTGCGTCAGCCGTGCCTCGAGCACGCCTTGGCGAATCGCGAGCGAGACGGCGTGTGGGGCGGCGCCACCGAGCGCGAGCGCCGCCGAATCATCCGACACCGGCGCAAGACGGCATAG